Part of the Hirundo rustica isolate bHirRus1 chromosome 3, bHirRus1.pri.v3, whole genome shotgun sequence genome, GGGTTGCTCCAGGATTTCCTATTTGTGCTTCTCGTGGGTAAATAACTTCCTTTTAAGAATTTCTCCCAATTACCTTTATGTTCACACCATACTTCAACTACTTGCATCTTTTACaacctttttaaattattccaaCTTGTGGTTTTCAGCCTGtctttgtgttttttattgCATAAAAATTGCTAATTTCAGGAACAGCTTCTTCATCTACCTGAAAGTAAAAATTGACAGGATGGTGCCCTGGCTTTTGTTGGGGTCAGTGCTTTCAGCCTTGGCTATGAGTATCATTATCTATGACATCACTGAAACTGCACAGAGGAACAACCACACTTTCAACtgccttggaaatatttgggaagaAACTATCAAAATGGATAAGcattttttctattctttctttcttgctggCTTTGAATTTGCTGCTTCATTCCTGGCAGTcatcttttctgctcttttccttctcttttctctctggagACACAAACGCAAGATGGAGACAAACTCCATGAAGGACCTCAGCACAGAAGCCCACATCAGAGCCATGAAATCAATTCTCTCCTTCTTAGTGATGTACAGCATCAACTTTGTATGTTTGATCTTGACAATAATTTATAccatgaagaatgaaaatatcATGACACTTCTTACATCCATGTATCTGTATGCTTTTCCAGGTGTTCATTCctttattctgattttcagcAATCCCAAGCTGGAAAAGGCACTGCTAAAGATTCTCTCCTGTGTGAAGTACAAGTTTTTAATGAAGTAGGAGCTGTGATAGAAGTGGGAGCCTGTGCAAAATGTTGATCTTTCActgtagaaaagaaataattgaatTTCTAATGCAGCTCTCCAGGCATTGTAGATGATACTGATGTTCACTCTTCAACATCTAGGTTAAGAAAATGTGATTCATATTTATTGAGCTAAATTACTGAGAGTTAAATGCATTGTTATTGTATTTAGATTTAGTGAAATCTTTGAgatatatttttgttattaacAAAGTCATTTAGCCCTGATTGCAAGAATGAGGCCTAA contains:
- the LOC120750638 gene encoding taste receptor type 2 member 9-like, producing MEACHSPQQHNVTSYGATTVAIITLEVFAGTWINAFIVSVLCIGWVKKKTLNSNEKILLLLGCSRISYLCFSWVNNFLLRISPNYLYVHTILQLLASFTTFLNYSNLWFSACLCVFYCIKIANFRNSFFIYLKVKIDRMVPWLLLGSVLSALAMSIIIYDITETAQRNNHTFNCLGNIWEETIKMDKHFFYSFFLAGFEFAASFLAVIFSALFLLFSLWRHKRKMETNSMKDLSTEAHIRAMKSILSFLVMYSINFVCLILTIIYTMKNENIMTLLTSMYLYAFPGVHSFILIFSNPKLEKALLKILSCVKYKFLMK